The sequence TTGAATATGCAAGAGGCAGCAGGGGGCGGAGCCGGGGATTGGGCGACGGATGGTGTAGGAAATCTCTGTGGCGGCGGTGCCCGAAAACGACAAAGCCCGCCAACAGGCGGGCTTCGGGGCTTCCGGGGCGCTCAGCCGCGCTTGCTGGCGAACAGGAAGAGCAGCAATGCCAGCCCCGGCAGGCCGGCGCCGAGCAGGGCCACGCCAGTCCAGCCGAAGTGCTCGTAGAGCGGACTGGCGATGGCCGAGCCCATGGCGCCGCCGACGAAAATGCTGGTCATGTAGAGGGCGTTCAGGCGTGCCCGGCTGAGCGGCTCCAGGGTGTAGATGGTGCGCTGGCCCAGCACCATGTTCAGCTGCACGGCGAAATCAAGCAGGATTGCCGCCAGCACCAGGCCGAGCCAGCCCGGTCCCGGCACCAGCAGGCTCCCGGCCAGTGCCAATGGAGCAAGCAGCAGCGCTGCAAGGGTGGCCGGACGGGTGTGCCCGGCGTCGGCCAGGCGACCGGCGATGGGTGCTGCGATGGCGCCCACCGCGCCGACCAGGGCGAAAAGCGCAATCTGCGTCTGGTCCAGGCCGGCGTGGCGCATCAGCTCGATCGGCGAGGCGCTCCAGAACAGGCTGAAGCTGGCGAACATCAGGCCCTGGTAGAGCGCACGCTGGCGCAATGTCGGAAAGCGCCGCAGCAGGTGCCATAGCGAACCGAGCAGTTGGCCATAGCTGGTGCGATGGCTGGGCGCGTGGCGCGGAATGGTTAGGGCGATGGTCAGGCCGATGCCGATCATCAGCACCGCGGCGCCGAAGAACACCGTGCGCCAGCCGAAGTGCCCGGCCACCAGGCTGGCCAGCGGCCGCGCCAGCAGGATGCCGAGCAGCAGGCCGCTCATGATGTTGCCCACCACCCGGCCGCGCGAGGCTTCCGGCGCCAGGTGCGCGGCCAGCGGGATCAACATCTGCACCGACACTGAGCTCAGCCCGAGCAGCAGCGACAGCAGCAGGAAGGGGCCCGGCGCATGGCAGGTGGCGGCCAGCAGCAGGCAGACGAAAGCGGCGCCGGTGGTCAGCAGCATCAGTCGACGGTTCTCCAGCAGGTCGGCCAGCGGCACCAGCAGCAGGAGGCCGGCGGCGTAGCCGATCTGTGTGAGCGCGACTATCAGGCTGGCCTGGCGCGGCGCGAGGCCCACGTCCGGAGCGATCAGCTCGATGATTGGTTGCGCGTAATAGAGGTTGGCGACTATGGCGCCGCAGCAGAAGGCGAACAGCAGCACCAAGGAGCGCGGCAGGCTATGGGTGGGCGCCAGTTCGGCGGTCATGGCGCTGTTCATGGGCGGGATCTCGGCGAGGACAGGGGATGCATGGAAGAGCCTCCTGAAGGCATGCGTGCAATGAGTGTCGCAATGCTGGGCCGTGGCGCCGGGAGGGAGAACCCGTCGCCCGCGCAAAGGGATTTTGCGCCGCTTCGAAAGCTCTCAGTAGACCGCCGCCAGCCGCTCCTCGACGAAGGCGATGAAGGCGCCGATACGCGCCGATGAGCGTTGCCCCGGCAGGTAGAGCGCGCTGATGGCGCTGCTGGACTGGTTAGGGTTGATCCGGTAGTCCGCCAGGACTCGCACCAGGCGCCCGGCGGCCACGTCCTCGCGCACCAGCCAGTCACCGAGCAGGGCCAGGCCATTACTGCCGATGGCGGCCTGGCGCAGGGCGTCGGCGTTATTGCTGCGCAGGCGACCGCGAACGGCGACCTGCAACTGCTCGTCGTCGTGGCAGAAGCGCCAATACTGGCGGGCATCGCCGAAGTCCAGGCACAGGCAATCGTGCTTGGCCAGGTCTGCTGGCGTTTCCGGCGTTCCGTGGGCCTGCAGGTAGGCGGGGCTCGCCACCAGCCAGCGCTCGAACTGGCCGAGGCCGCGCATCACCACGTCATCGCTGCGTAGCATGCCGCCCAGGCGGATCGACAGGTCGATCCGCGCGCTGAGAAGGTCGACGACCTCATCGCTGAGGATCAGAGTCAACTCCAGGCCGGGATGGCGCGCGAGGAAGCCGGACAGGTTTGGCAGGATCAGGTGCCGGCCGAACTCCACCGGCATGCTCACGCGCAGCGGTCCGCGCGCCTCCTCGCCGCGGTCGGCGACCAGCGCGTCGGCCTCGGCCAGCGTGTCGAGGATGTGCAGGGCCCGCGCGTGATAGGCCTGGCCGGCCTCGGTGACGGTGACCTGGCGGGTCGAGCGGTTGAGCAGGCTGACGCCCAGCTCCTGCTCCAGCGCATCCATCGCCCGCGTGACCGAGGAGGTGGCGATGCCCAGGCGCCGTGCGGCCGGGGAAAAGCCGCCGGCGTTAACCGTTTCGACGAAGAGCCTGAGGGCGGCCAGCTTGTCCATCCGGAGTCCTCGGTGGGGGAGGGAAGAGCGGCGAGTATAAGGCGCGCGTGCCTCACTTGTGCTCCACGCCGGCCCGCTTGAGCAGCTGCTTGCAGCGCTCGGACAGATGCACCACACGCAGTTGTTTGCCGGCCTTGGCATAGCGCTCGCGTAGAGTCTTCAGCGCGGCAATGGCCGAGTAGTCGACGAAGCTCAGGTGGCGGCAGTCCAGCGTCACTTTTGCCGGGTCGCCGGCAGGATCGAACTGGTTGAGGAAGGGCGTGCTGGAGGCGAAGAACAGCGTGCCGTGCAGCTGGTACAGCTTGCTGCCGTCGGCTTCCAGGTGCGTGTCGGCGTACAGCTCGCGGGCGTGCTTCCAGGCGAAGTCCAGCGCGGCGATGACGATGCCGCAGAGCACTGCGACGGCCAGGTCGGTGAAGACGGTAATGATGGTCACCGCCGCGATCACCAGCACGTCGCTCGCCGGCACCTTGTTCCACACGCGCAGCGAGCCCCAGGCGAAGGTCTGCTGCGACACCACGAACATCACCCCTACCAGCGCGGCCAGCGGGATGCGCTCGATCAGCGGGGAGAGGAACAGCACGAAGAGCAGGATCATCACCCCGGCGACGATCCCGGAGACCCGGCCACGGCCGCCGGAGCTGAGGTTGATGACGGTCTGCCCGATCATCGCGCACCCGCCCATGCCGCCGAACGCCCCGGACACCAGGTTGGCGGCGCCGAGGGCCACGCACTCGCGGTCCGGGAAGCCGCGGCTTTCGGTGATCTCGTCGGTGAGGTTGAGGGTCAGCAGGGTTTCCAGCAGGCCGACCAGCGCCATCAGCAGCGCATAGGGGGCGACGATGCGCAGGGTTTCCAGGTTCCACGGCACCTGCGGAAGCGCGAAGCTCGGCAGGCCGCCGGCGATGTGCGCCATGTCGCCGAGGGTGCGCGTCGGCAACCCGCCGAAGTGAGTGAGCAGGCCGACGCTGAGGATGGCTGCCAGCGCCGGCGGTATCGCACGGGTCAGCTTCGGCAACAGGTAGACGACCGCCATGGTCAGGGCCACGAGGCCGAGCATCAGATACAGCGGCATCCCGCTGAGCCAGGCCCCGTCACGCTTGAAGTGCTCCAGCTGCGCCAACGCGATGATGATCGCCAGCCCATTGACGAACCCCAGCATCACCGGGTGCGGCACCATCCGCACCAGCTTGCCCAGGCGCAGCAACCCGAAGGCGATCATCACCAGTCCGCCGAGCACGACGGTAGCCAGCAAGTACTGCACGCCGTGCTGCACGACCAGGGCAACGATGACCACGGCCATTGATCCGGCCGCCCCGGAAACCATCCCCGGCCGCCCACCGAAAAGCGCGGTCAGCGTGCAGATGAAGAAGGCGCCATAAAGCCCCATCAGCGGATTGAGATGGGCGACCAGGGCAAAGGCGATGCACTCGGGCACCAGGGCGAAGGAGGTGGTGAGTCCGGCCAGGACATCGGCGCGCAGGCGGGCGGGTTTCATGGCGTACCAGATCCGGTTGGGCGAAGAAAAATGCGGGGGGCGGATGGTACGGAAACGGGGACGCTGGGGCCAGCCGGAGGGCGCTTGAATTAGGCGGCGCTCGTGTCTGGCAGCCCGCTTATTTCTGAGCGGATGACGCCGATCTTTGGGTGGTGGCAGAATGCCTTGACTCAGACAAGGAGGTCGCAATGCGCCCAATCTCTATCGCCACACTCATGCTGGCGATTGCCCTCACCGGCGGCTGCGCCGTCAAAAAGAACTTCTACGCCACCGGCGGCAGCCGCGCTGACGGTACGGTCGACATGGCGTATGACTTCGCCCAGTTCGAGCAGCCGGTCGTCAACATGGATCAGGCCCAGAACATCGCCCAGCAGAAGTGTGCGGTTTGGGGTTATCGCGAAGCTGAAGCTTTCGGCGGCAGTACCACCAATTGCAATCAGCGCGACGGTTTCGGCACCTGCGTCGCCGGCCAGGTGGTGATCAAGTACCAGTGTGTCGGCGACCTCGACGCCCCAAAAGTGAGCCAGGTCCGCACGCCCTCCGCGCCCATCGACGGTTCTCTCAGCAAGGATCAGTGGCAACAGCAGCAACTCCAGCAGCTCAACCAGCAATCAGGCCTGAGCTATGACGAATATCAACGCCGTTATCGGCAGATCATGGGGCAATAGAGTCTGCCGGCATTCGCTGGGTTGAATATGAGGGGCATGGATGACGCAACACACTTTCAAACGCTCCATCGAGGAGCCGCTGCGTTCGGGGCTGGACTGGAAAAACACCTGGACGGACGTGGATCAGGGCCTGATCCATTGCTGGGAAACCGGCCGCCGGCGGGCTGTTGCCGAGCCGCAACTGGCCGAGGCCTGCCGCGCCGACGAACTTCCTCCTCTGGGATGGAAGGGTGGCGTCGTTAAGTTGCTTAAGAAGTCGGACAAGCCCGGCTCGTATAAATACCTGGCGGAATGGCAGGGACTGCGCGGGGAGGATCTTTCTATCGATCTTTCTCAGGAGGTCTCGCTCGTCTGCTCGAAGACAGGGATGACGGTGATCTTCACCTCAGACCTGTCGAAACTGGCTGGCCCCGGCGGAAGCGATGAGGGAGAGGACGACAATGGTTGATCTGCATCGGGAATTCACCGGGAGCCGTTTCTTTCATGAAGATCGGATAGACAGGCGCTCCGCCGATGCTTTGGTCGGCCTTGCCGCAGGTATTACCGCGGACGGCCATATCAACCAGCAGGAGGCGGAATTCCTGCAGGACTGGATCGCAAGCAACCTTGTGCATCTGGAAGATCCGGTGATCAATCTTCTGTACCGCCGCCTTTCGGACATGCTTGAGGATGGTGTGCTGGATGCCGAAGAGTCGGCGGAGTTGCTACAGACGCTCCGAGGCTTCGCCGGCCTGACTGCCGCGAAGCCCAGGGTTAGCGACAACGTCTTCGTCCCGTCCAATAGCCTGCCGCTCGACCAGCCCACTCCCGAACTGGTTTGGAATGGGCGCCTGTTCCTGTTCACCGGCGTCATGGCCTACGGCCCGCGAAAAGACTGCGAGGCGATGGTAGTCGAGCGAGGTGGTCAGATAGCTCCAGGGGTGAGCAAGAAGATTCACTACCTGGTCGTCGGCGAGATCGGCAACGAGCAATGGCTGCATAGCAGCTACGGGACGAAGATCAAAAAAGCGGTGGAGCTGCGGGAGAATGGCAGCCCGCTGGCGATCATCAGTGAGCAGCATTGGCAGGCAGCTCTCTTCAGCTGAGTAGCAGGCAGCGCTTTATCGGTGATACGAAAAAGCCCGCTCGAGGCGGGCTTCTTGGGGCTTCCAGCGTGGCTGGGAGCGAGCAGATGGCGCATCCGGCGGGATTCGAACCCACGACCCCTGCCTTCGGAGGGCAGTACTCTATCCAGCTGAGCTACGGATGCAGATGCCGCGGGGTGCGCGGCAGGCGGCAATCATACTCATGTCGTGCCTGGGCGTCCAATAGCAGTACGTTCGTTCATGATATCGAACGAAATGCGCCGTTGGTCGGTGAAGGCGCTCGGCAAAGGCTTTGCAACCTGATACTTTCGTTGATTTTCTCGAACGAGCTCTTGCCCTTTGCAGTCGAGGGCCCTAGGATTTCGTTTGAGATTTCAAACGCCCGAAAACCGCAACGACAGGAGACCGGGGAATTGGCATCACAGCAGCCGGCCACGTGCCTGCGAGATGACATTCTTCCGATGTGCCAACCGCTTGTCCCGAGTGACAGCAGGTCCCTGTGCGGCTTCCGTCGATCAGCGTACCGGAAGGTTGTGGCAGCGGCGTTTTCTCGGTTTCAACCAAGGATCTTCGCGTGAGCGCTTTCGAGCAGACCGGGCAATGGGCTCGGCCTGCGTTTGGCGTGTCCGCGTGCTGGATGAACTAAGAGCCGTTCATCCAGCGATCGCCCATTGAAGTGGCGAAGGCCGTCGGTGGCGCCGGCGGAGTTCGGTCAGGGCGATTGAACGGCAGGGGCGGATGCCTCTCCAATCCCAGACAACAAGACAGGCGGGGACTCGAGGTAGACCCGCCGTCGACAGGCTTTCCTCGAAAGGAGACAGGTCATGCAACTCAATGATGCCAAGCTGTTCCGCCAACAGGCCTACATCGATGGTTCCTGGGTCGATGCCGACAGCGGCCAGACCATCAAGGTCAACAACCCGGCCACCAACGAGATCATCGGCAGCGTGCCGAAGATGGGCGCCGCGGAAACCCGCCGCGCCATCGAAGCCGCCGAGAAGGCCCTGCCGGCCTGGCGTTCGCTGACCGCCAAGGAGCGCGCCAACAAGCTGCGCCGCTGGTTCGAGCTGATGATCGAGAACCAGGACGACCTGGCTCGCCTGATGACCATCGAGCAGGGCAAGCCGCTGGCCGAAGCCAAGGGCGAGATCGCCTACGCCGCTTCCTTCCTCGAGTGGTTCGCCGAAGAAGCCAAGCGCGTATACGGCGACACCATTCCGGGTCACCAGCCGGACAAGCGCCTGATCGTGATCAAGCAGCCGATCGGCGTGACCGCGGCGATCACCCCGTGGAACTTCCCGTCCGCGATGATCACCCGTAAAGCCGGCCCGGCCCTGGCCGCCGGTTGCACCATGGTGCTCAAGCCCGCTTCGCAGACCCCGTACTCCGCCCTGGCCCTGGCCGAACTGGCCGAGCGCGCCGGCATTCCGAAAGGCGTGTTCAGCGTGGTCACCGGCAGCGCCGGCGAAGTCGGCGGCGAGCTGACCGGCAACCCGATCGTGCGCAAGCTGACCTTCACCGGCTCGACCGAAATCGGTCGCCAGCTGATGGCCGAATGCGCCAAGGACATCAAGAAGGTGTCCCTGGAGCTGGGCGGCAACGCTCCGTTCATCGTGTTCGACGATGCCGACCTGGACGCCGCCGTCGAAGGCGCGCTGATTTCCAAGTACCGCAACAACGGCCAGACCTGCGTCTGCGCCAACCGCCTGTACGTGCAGGACGGTGTGTACGACACCTTCGTCGAGAAGCTGAAGGTCGCCGTGGCCAAGCTGAACATCGGCAACGGCCTGGAGCAGGGCGTGACCACCGGTCCGCTGATCGATTCCAAGGCAGTGGCCAAGGTCGAAGAGCACATCGCCGACGCGGTTGGCAAAGGCGCCAAGATCGTTGCCGGTGGCAAGCCACACGCCCTGGGCGGCACCTTCTTCGAGCCGACCATCCTGGTCGACGTACCGAAGAACGCCCTGGTGTCGAAGGACGAGACCTTCGGCCCGCTGGCTCCGGTGTTCCGCTTCAAGGACGAGGCCGACGTGATCGCCATGTCCAACGACACCGAGTTCGGCCTGGCTTCGTACTTCTACGCTCGCGACCTGGGTCGCGTGTTCCGCGTCGCCGAAGCGCTGGAATACGGCATGGTGGGTATCAACACCGGCCTGATCTCCAACGAAGTGGCGCCGTTTGGCGGCATCAAGGCCTCGGGCCTGGGCCGCGAAGGTTCGAAGTACGGCATCGAGGACTACCTCGAGGTCAAGTACCTCTGCCTCGGCGGTATCTGATTTCCGTGGGCGCGAAGGTGGCAGGCAAGAGCTGATAGCCACCCTCGCGTCGGCGTTTTCCGGTGGTGGCACCGGACTACCCATCCGGCGGGCCGCAAGTGCCTCGACAGTCGATCATCGTATGCTGTCGTGTGACGCTTCTCCCCGTCTTCATCCTTTGAGCAGGCCGACCGATGAGCGGCCACTGAGGAAGCTATGACCAAAACCAACGAATCCCTGCTGAAACGCCGTCAGGCCGCCGTACCGCGCGGTGTTGGCCAGATCCACCCGGTCGTTGCCGAGCGCGCCGAGAACTCCACCGTGTGGGACGTCGAAGGTCGTGAATACATCGACTTCGCTGGCGGCATCGCCGTACTGAACACCGGCCACCTGCACCCGAAAGTGGTCGCGGCCGTTCAGGAGCAACTGACCAAGCTGTCGCACACCTGCTTCCAGGTTCTGGCGTACGAGCCCTACATCGAGCTGGCCGAAGAGATCGCCAAGCGCGTTCCGGGCAACTTCCCGAAGAAGACCCTGCTGGTCACCTCCGGCTCCGAAGCCGTTGAAAACGCCGTCAAGATCGCTCGCGCTGCCACCGGCCGCGCTGGCGTGATCGCCTTCACCGGCGCCTACCACGGCCGTACCATGATGACCCTGGGCCTGACCGGCAAGGTCGTTCCGTACTCCGCTGGCATGGGTCTGATGCCGGGCGGCATCTTCCGCGCCCTGGCTCCGTGCGAGCTGCACGGCGTGAGCGAAGACGAGTCGATCGCCAGCATCGAGCGCATCTTCAAGAACGACGCCCAGCCGCAAGACATCGCTGCCATCATCATCGAGCCGGTTCAGGGCGAAGGTGGCTTCTACGTCAACTCCAAGCCCTTCATGCAGCGTCTGCGCGCCCTGTGCGACCAGCACGGCATCCTGCTGATCGCTGACGAAGTACAGACCGGCGCTGGCCGTACCGGCACCTTCTTCGCCACCGAGCAGCTGGGCGTGGTACCGGACCTGACCACCTTCGCCAAGTCCGTTGGCGGCGGCTTCCCGATCTCCGGCGTCTGCGGCAAGGCCGAGATCATGGACGCCATCGCTCCCGGCGGCCTGGGCGGCACCTACGCCGGTAGCCCGATCGCCTGCGCCGCGGCCCTGGCCGTGCTGAAGGTGTTCGAGGAAGAGAAACTGCTGGAGCGTTCGCAAGCTGTCGGCGAAACCCTGAAAGCCGGTCTGCGCGAAATCCAGGCCAAGCACAAGGTGATCGGTGACGTACGCGGCCTGGGTTCGATGGTCGCCATCGAGCTGTTCGAAGGCGGCGACGTGCACAAGCCGGCTGCCGAGCTGGTCAGCAAGATCGTTGTCCGTGCTCGCGAGAAGGGCCTGATCCTGCTCTCCTGCGGCACCTACTACAACGTCATTCGCTTCCTGATGCCGGTAACCATCCCGGACGCTCAGCTGCAGAAAGGCCTGGCCATCCTGGCCGAGTGCTTCGACGAACTGGCCTGATAAGGCTCGGTTCCGAGAACAAGGAGAAGGCCCGCGCAAGCGGGCCTTTTCTTTTTCCGGTGTCCCGTCCTGAATAAGGTTTACACCTTCGCCCTTATTTCAGGAGAGCCCCGATGGCAGAAGGTGTTCGTCGCAGCCAGCGTGATTACACGCTGGCTTTTAAACTGGCGGTGGTCGACCAGGTCGAAAAAGGGGAAATGAGCTACAAGGAGGCTCAGGCCCGCTATGGCATCCAGGGCCGCTCGACGGTGCTGGTGTGGTTACGCAAGCATGGCCGGCAGGACTGGAACCAGGGCGCCTCCCTTCGAAAGGCTCGGAGCCCGGATATGAATACCCCGATATTGCCGTTGACCCCGGAACAACGCATCAAGGAACTCGAGCAGCAGCTTGAGGTGATGAGCCAGAAGGCGCAGTTCTTCGAGGCCGTGGTGAATGTGCTGGAGAATGACTACGGCGTTTCGATCGTAAAAAAGCGTCCCGGCAAGTCCTCACGCAAAGGCAAGTCCAAGCGCTGAGTGTTAGCAGGGCTTGCCAGTTCATGGGCATCAGCCGCCAGGCGTACTACCAGCGCAACCGGGCGGCGGATCAGCGCAGCCAGCAGGATCGACAGATCGCCCAGTTCGTGCGGCAGGTGCGGATGCGTCAGCCGCGCCTGGGAGCACGCAAGCTGCATTATCTGTTGCAGCACGGATGCGTCAGCCGCGCCTGGGAGCACGCAAGCTGCATTATCTGTTGCAGCAGCAAGCGGAAGCCGCGTTGCGAGTTGGGCGCGATCGCCTGTTCCGGGTGCTGGCCGAGCACCGCCTGCTGGTTCGACCCAAGCGGGCGTACCACAAGACCACCCACAGTTTTCACCGGTTCCATCGCCATCCCAATCTGCTCAAGCCAGGGCCGCAACAGGTCTTGCCCGATGCGCCGGAGCGCGTCTGGGTTGCCGACATCACCTATCTGCCCAGCCAGAGCGGCCCG is a genomic window of Pseudomonas knackmussii B13 containing:
- a CDS encoding MFS transporter, encoding MNSAMTAELAPTHSLPRSLVLLFAFCCGAIVANLYYAQPIIELIAPDVGLAPRQASLIVALTQIGYAAGLLLLVPLADLLENRRLMLLTTGAAFVCLLLAATCHAPGPFLLLSLLLGLSSVSVQMLIPLAAHLAPEASRGRVVGNIMSGLLLGILLARPLASLVAGHFGWRTVFFGAAVLMIGIGLTIALTIPRHAPSHRTSYGQLLGSLWHLLRRFPTLRQRALYQGLMFASFSLFWSASPIELMRHAGLDQTQIALFALVGAVGAIAAPIAGRLADAGHTRPATLAALLLAPLALAGSLLVPGPGWLGLVLAAILLDFAVQLNMVLGQRTIYTLEPLSRARLNALYMTSIFVGGAMGSAIASPLYEHFGWTGVALLGAGLPGLALLLFLFASKRG
- a CDS encoding LysR family transcriptional regulator, coding for MDKLAALRLFVETVNAGGFSPAARRLGIATSSVTRAMDALEQELGVSLLNRSTRQVTVTEAGQAYHARALHILDTLAEADALVADRGEEARGPLRVSMPVEFGRHLILPNLSGFLARHPGLELTLILSDEVVDLLSARIDLSIRLGGMLRSDDVVMRGLGQFERWLVASPAYLQAHGTPETPADLAKHDCLCLDFGDARQYWRFCHDDEQLQVAVRGRLRSNNADALRQAAIGSNGLALLGDWLVREDVAAGRLVRVLADYRINPNQSSSAISALYLPGQRSSARIGAFIAFVEERLAAVY
- a CDS encoding SulP family inorganic anion transporter translates to MKPARLRADVLAGLTTSFALVPECIAFALVAHLNPLMGLYGAFFICTLTALFGGRPGMVSGAAGSMAVVIVALVVQHGVQYLLATVVLGGLVMIAFGLLRLGKLVRMVPHPVMLGFVNGLAIIIALAQLEHFKRDGAWLSGMPLYLMLGLVALTMAVVYLLPKLTRAIPPALAAILSVGLLTHFGGLPTRTLGDMAHIAGGLPSFALPQVPWNLETLRIVAPYALLMALVGLLETLLTLNLTDEITESRGFPDRECVALGAANLVSGAFGGMGGCAMIGQTVINLSSGGRGRVSGIVAGVMILLFVLFLSPLIERIPLAALVGVMFVVSQQTFAWGSLRVWNKVPASDVLVIAAVTIITVFTDLAVAVLCGIVIAALDFAWKHARELYADTHLEADGSKLYQLHGTLFFASSTPFLNQFDPAGDPAKVTLDCRHLSFVDYSAIAALKTLRERYAKAGKQLRVVHLSERCKQLLKRAGVEHK
- the yecR gene encoding YecR family lipoprotein; the protein is MRPISIATLMLAIALTGGCAVKKNFYATGGSRADGTVDMAYDFAQFEQPVVNMDQAQNIAQQKCAVWGYREAEAFGGSTTNCNQRDGFGTCVAGQVVIKYQCVGDLDAPKVSQVRTPSAPIDGSLSKDQWQQQQLQQLNQQSGLSYDEYQRRYRQIMGQ
- a CDS encoding BRCT domain-containing protein; protein product: MVDLHREFTGSRFFHEDRIDRRSADALVGLAAGITADGHINQQEAEFLQDWIASNLVHLEDPVINLLYRRLSDMLEDGVLDAEESAELLQTLRGFAGLTAAKPRVSDNVFVPSNSLPLDQPTPELVWNGRLFLFTGVMAYGPRKDCEAMVVERGGQIAPGVSKKIHYLVVGEIGNEQWLHSSYGTKIKKAVELRENGSPLAIISEQHWQAALFS
- the gabD gene encoding NADP-dependent succinate-semialdehyde dehydrogenase, which codes for MQLNDAKLFRQQAYIDGSWVDADSGQTIKVNNPATNEIIGSVPKMGAAETRRAIEAAEKALPAWRSLTAKERANKLRRWFELMIENQDDLARLMTIEQGKPLAEAKGEIAYAASFLEWFAEEAKRVYGDTIPGHQPDKRLIVIKQPIGVTAAITPWNFPSAMITRKAGPALAAGCTMVLKPASQTPYSALALAELAERAGIPKGVFSVVTGSAGEVGGELTGNPIVRKLTFTGSTEIGRQLMAECAKDIKKVSLELGGNAPFIVFDDADLDAAVEGALISKYRNNGQTCVCANRLYVQDGVYDTFVEKLKVAVAKLNIGNGLEQGVTTGPLIDSKAVAKVEEHIADAVGKGAKIVAGGKPHALGGTFFEPTILVDVPKNALVSKDETFGPLAPVFRFKDEADVIAMSNDTEFGLASYFYARDLGRVFRVAEALEYGMVGINTGLISNEVAPFGGIKASGLGREGSKYGIEDYLEVKYLCLGGI
- the gabT gene encoding 4-aminobutyrate--2-oxoglutarate transaminase — protein: MTKTNESLLKRRQAAVPRGVGQIHPVVAERAENSTVWDVEGREYIDFAGGIAVLNTGHLHPKVVAAVQEQLTKLSHTCFQVLAYEPYIELAEEIAKRVPGNFPKKTLLVTSGSEAVENAVKIARAATGRAGVIAFTGAYHGRTMMTLGLTGKVVPYSAGMGLMPGGIFRALAPCELHGVSEDESIASIERIFKNDAQPQDIAAIIIEPVQGEGGFYVNSKPFMQRLRALCDQHGILLIADEVQTGAGRTGTFFATEQLGVVPDLTTFAKSVGGGFPISGVCGKAEIMDAIAPGGLGGTYAGSPIACAAALAVLKVFEEEKLLERSQAVGETLKAGLREIQAKHKVIGDVRGLGSMVAIELFEGGDVHKPAAELVSKIVVRAREKGLILLSCGTYYNVIRFLMPVTIPDAQLQKGLAILAECFDELA